A section of the Leptotrichia buccalis C-1013-b genome encodes:
- a CDS encoding PD-(D/E)XK nuclease family protein, whose translation MKINYRGIGSDLKNILFEEFRKNENTLFVFENSASFFEIKREFLQNEEIQQDLGIFQNFRLINSYDFYENVFVTNKIVVKEEKQVVLFYNSLDEKLKKRLEVSSYYDIIDIAYNYYNLFAELQEHKIDLENIELENWQKNLFETLKMVDEKVKETCQMKGLILPYMLRNVENISDNFLRKYKKICFVNKVRFSPLEKEIVKNFEEKGIIVENILQLSENDFDTKELKINESFSLPAKEIFDAKDINIEIHEFSSKFGELLGLVRKLEEVEKESKKAGKKNGALGENYRIFEAQENAEEAKSDYQLLRQQKISSNLEITMKDTKIYKILNLIYNLLDNMKEINRKSGEKLFLFRVKDLYDTYKSNDLLNIFDLKDSYYIFQNLASKDYKYISREELERINQDELKKLEKENQKEKFKDIYKKRMTAISKIIKFVEELEKVYEYTTLKEYGDYLEKIYLNNEEKVKEDKNVKDKYFEALSEMVVLEDFSFDNLWDKFFNENISANLLKLFLKYLDKKSIGLNLEETAEEDLENRFSINSFQNISENTKENIIILNLQDSFPKIRMNNFLFSKVQRAKMGLPTSDDKKLIEMFKIYQNILSAKNVYLAYVKDLEKNIDSASVIEELKLKYGIKVIEGEISEAEELYFVKKYFLKDRKEKWDKKEIGEFIQSKLEKDLEKINAEKLSLGYYSFEKMRDFEYGYYLEKLIGEQEVEKVEDELNVKIFGTIIHAFYENVVMKNKADLENKTFEIDRNQLAEILENVINSFEYKVPKEYLEFYKKVSFEEILNSAEKYFEKLIKKLETEKDIQIYFEERIKLSSEKELFENVSINGVTDLHIKTSDKNYLFDYKSGKLRDGKKGYKTDKVYKAMEQLDYYSLMLENDNNENIEKIIVDTWEGALVSDERTEDKKLTKENIEEVISRYRNNEVYDLGNFKDSKNYFYKEYANICRREDELSDEDE comes from the coding sequence ATGAAAATTAATTACAGAGGGATTGGATCTGATTTAAAAAATATATTATTTGAAGAATTTAGGAAAAATGAAAATACGCTTTTTGTATTTGAAAATTCGGCTTCGTTTTTTGAGATTAAAAGGGAATTTTTACAAAATGAGGAAATTCAGCAGGATTTAGGGATTTTTCAGAATTTTAGGTTGATAAATAGTTATGATTTTTATGAAAATGTCTTTGTTACAAATAAGATTGTGGTAAAAGAGGAAAAGCAGGTTGTACTGTTTTATAATTCGTTGGACGAAAAGTTGAAGAAAAGGCTGGAAGTGTCGAGTTATTACGATATTATTGATATTGCCTATAATTATTACAATTTGTTTGCGGAATTGCAGGAGCATAAGATTGATTTGGAAAATATTGAATTGGAAAATTGGCAGAAAAATTTGTTTGAAACGTTGAAAATGGTGGATGAAAAGGTAAAAGAGACTTGTCAAATGAAAGGTTTGATTTTGCCATATATGCTTAGAAATGTGGAAAATATTTCGGATAATTTTTTGAGAAAGTATAAAAAGATTTGTTTTGTAAATAAAGTGAGATTTTCTCCACTTGAAAAGGAAATTGTGAAAAATTTTGAGGAAAAGGGAATAATTGTGGAAAATATTTTGCAATTGTCAGAAAATGATTTTGATACGAAAGAATTGAAAATAAATGAAAGTTTTTCGTTGCCAGCGAAAGAGATTTTTGATGCGAAAGATATAAATATAGAAATTCATGAATTTAGCAGTAAATTTGGAGAATTGCTGGGGCTAGTGAGAAAATTGGAGGAAGTTGAGAAGGAGAGTAAAAAGGCGGGTAAGAAAAATGGAGCTTTGGGAGAGAATTATAGAATTTTTGAAGCACAGGAAAATGCTGAAGAGGCAAAAAGTGATTATCAGCTTTTGAGACAGCAAAAGATTTCTTCAAATTTGGAAATAACGATGAAAGACACTAAAATATACAAAATTTTGAATTTAATTTACAATTTGCTGGACAATATGAAAGAAATTAATAGAAAAAGTGGGGAAAAATTATTTTTATTTCGAGTGAAAGATCTTTATGACACATACAAATCTAATGATTTGCTAAATATTTTTGATTTGAAAGACAGCTACTACATTTTTCAGAACTTGGCTTCAAAAGATTATAAATACATTTCGAGAGAGGAATTGGAGCGAATTAATCAAGATGAACTGAAAAAATTGGAAAAAGAGAATCAAAAGGAGAAATTTAAGGATATTTATAAAAAAAGAATGACGGCTATCAGTAAAATTATTAAGTTTGTTGAAGAACTGGAGAAAGTTTACGAGTATACGACATTGAAGGAATATGGCGATTATTTGGAAAAAATTTATTTGAATAATGAGGAGAAAGTAAAAGAAGATAAAAATGTGAAGGATAAGTATTTTGAGGCTTTGTCGGAAATGGTTGTGCTGGAAGATTTTAGCTTTGACAATTTGTGGGATAAATTTTTTAATGAAAATATTTCAGCCAATTTATTAAAATTATTTTTGAAATATTTGGATAAAAAGTCGATTGGATTGAACTTGGAGGAAACTGCTGAAGAAGATTTGGAAAATAGGTTTTCGATAAATTCGTTTCAAAATATTTCTGAAAATACGAAGGAAAATATAATTATTTTAAATTTGCAGGATTCATTTCCAAAAATAAGAATGAATAACTTTTTATTCTCAAAAGTTCAACGTGCAAAAATGGGACTTCCAACAAGCGATGACAAAAAATTGATTGAAATGTTTAAAATTTATCAAAATATACTAAGTGCGAAAAATGTGTATTTAGCATATGTTAAGGATTTGGAGAAAAATATCGATTCGGCGAGCGTTATCGAGGAATTGAAATTAAAGTATGGAATTAAAGTGATAGAAGGTGAAATAAGTGAAGCGGAAGAGCTTTATTTTGTGAAAAAATATTTCTTGAAGGATAGAAAAGAGAAATGGGATAAAAAGGAAATTGGGGAGTTTATTCAATCAAAATTGGAGAAAGACCTTGAGAAAATAAATGCTGAAAAACTGAGTTTGGGATATTATTCATTTGAGAAAATGAGAGATTTTGAGTATGGGTATTATTTGGAAAAATTGATAGGGGAACAGGAAGTTGAAAAGGTTGAAGACGAACTAAATGTTAAGATATTTGGAACGATAATTCACGCTTTTTACGAAAATGTCGTTATGAAAAATAAGGCAGACTTGGAAAATAAAACTTTTGAAATTGATAGAAACCAGCTAGCAGAAATTTTGGAAAATGTAATAAATTCATTTGAGTACAAAGTTCCTAAAGAATATTTGGAATTTTACAAAAAAGTTTCATTTGAAGAAATTTTAAATTCAGCGGAAAAATATTTTGAAAAATTAATTAAGAAGCTGGAAACTGAAAAAGATATTCAAATTTATTTTGAAGAGAGAATAAAATTATCTTCGGAGAAAGAGCTGTTTGAGAATGTGTCCATTAATGGAGTTACAGATTTGCATATAAAAACGAGTGATAAAAATTATTTATTTGATTATAAGTCAGGGAAATTGAGAGATGGAAAAAAGGGCTATAAAACTGACAAAGTTTATAAAGCAATGGAACAGCTAGATTACTATTCATTAATGCTGGAAAATGACAATAATGAAAATATTGAAAAAATTATTGTAGATACTTGGGAAGGTGCGTTAGTATCAGATGAGAGAACTGAAGATAAAAAATTAACTAAGGAAAATATTGAGGAAGTAATTAGCAGATACAGAAATAACGAAGTTTATGATTTGGGCAATTTCAAAGATTCAAAAAATTATTTTTATAAAGAATATGCAAATATTTGTAGAAGGGAGGATGAATTAAGCGATGAAGACGAATAA
- the cas13a gene encoding type VI-A CRISPR-associated RNA-guided ribonuclease Cas13a, which yields MKVTKVGGISHKKYTSEGRLVKSESEENRTDERLSALLNMRLDMYIKNPSSTETKENQKRIGKLKKFFSNKMVYLKDNTLSLKNGKKENIDREYSETDILESDVRDKKNFAVLKKIYLNENVNSEELEVFRNDIKKKLNKINSLKYSFEKNKANYQKINENNIEKVEGKSKRNIIYDYYRESAKRDAYVSNVKEAFDKLYKEEDIAKLVLEIENLTKLEKYKIREFYHEIIGRKNDKENFAKIIYEEIQNVNNMKELIEKVPDMSELKKSQVFYKYYLDKEELNDKNIKYAFCHFVEIEMSQLLKNYVYKRLSNISNDKIKRIFEYQNLKKLIENKLLNKLDTYVRNCGKYNYYLQDGEIATSDFIARNRQNEAFLRNIIGVSSVAYFSLRNILETENENDITGRMRGKTVKNNKGEEKYVSGEVDKIYNENKKNEVKENLKMFYSYDFNMDNKNEIEDFFANIDEAISSIRHGIVHFNLELEGKDIFAFKNIAPSEISKKMFQNEINEKKLKLKIFRQLNSANVFRYLEKYKILNYLKRTRFEFVNKNIPFVPSFTKLYSRIDDLKNSLGIYWKTPKTNDDNKTKEIIDAQIYLLKNIYYGEFLNYFMSNNGNFFEISKEIIELNKNDKRNLKTGFYKLQKFEDIQEKIPKEYLANIQSLYMINAGNQDEEEKDTYIDFIQKIFLKGFMTYLANNGRLSLIYIGSDEETNTSLAEKKQEFDKFLKKYEQNNNIKIPYEINEFLREIKLGNILKYTERLNMFYLILKLLNHKELTNLKGSLEKYQSANKEEAFSDQLELINLLNLDNNRVTEDFELEADEIGKFLDFNGNKVKDNKELKKFDTNKIYFDGENIIKHRAFYNIKKYGMLNLLEKIADKAGYKISIEELKKYSNKKNEIEKNHKMQENLHRKYARPRKDEKFTDEDYESYKQAIENIEEYTHLKNKVEFNELNLLQGLLLRILHRLVGYTSIWERDLRFRLKGEFPENQYIEEIFNFENKKNVKYKGGQIVEKYIKFYKELHQNDEVKINKYSSANIKVLKQEKKDLYIRNYIAHFNYIPHAEISLLEVLENLRKLLSYDRKLKNAVMKSVVDILKEYGFVATFKIGADKKIGIQTLESEKIVHLKNLKKKKLMTDRNSEELCKLVKIMFEYKMEEKKSEN from the coding sequence ATGAAAGTTACAAAAGTTGGAGGAATTTCACATAAAAAATATACTAGTGAAGGAAGGCTTGTAAAAAGCGAAAGTGAAGAAAATAGGACTGATGAGAGATTATCTGCACTTTTAAATATGAGACTAGATATGTATATAAAAAATCCTAGCAGTACAGAAACAAAAGAAAATCAAAAAAGAATAGGAAAACTGAAAAAATTCTTTTCAAATAAAATGGTGTATTTAAAAGACAATACCTTAAGCTTAAAGAATGGAAAAAAGGAAAATATTGACAGGGAATATTCTGAAACAGATATTTTGGAATCCGATGTAAGAGATAAAAAAAATTTTGCGGTTTTAAAAAAAATATATTTAAATGAAAATGTAAATTCAGAAGAATTGGAAGTATTTAGAAACGATATTAAGAAAAAATTGAATAAAATAAATTCTTTAAAATATTCATTTGAAAAAAATAAGGCTAATTACCAGAAAATTAATGAAAATAATATTGAAAAAGTTGAAGGAAAGAGCAAAAGAAATATTATTTATGATTATTACAGAGAATCAGCAAAACGTGATGCTTATGTGAGTAATGTAAAAGAAGCCTTTGATAAATTATATAAAGAAGAGGATATTGCCAAGTTAGTTTTAGAAATAGAAAATTTAACAAAGCTTGAAAAATATAAAATAAGAGAATTTTATCACGAAATAATTGGAAGAAAAAATGATAAAGAAAATTTTGCTAAAATTATTTATGAAGAAATACAAAATGTAAATAATATGAAAGAATTAATTGAAAAAGTTCCAGATATGAGTGAATTAAAAAAATCACAAGTGTTTTATAAATATTATTTGGATAAAGAAGAACTTAATGATAAAAATATAAAATATGCTTTTTGTCATTTTGTGGAAATTGAAATGAGTCAGCTTTTGAAAAATTATGTGTATAAAAGACTGAGTAATATAAGTAACGATAAAATTAAGAGAATATTTGAATATCAAAATTTAAAAAAATTAATTGAAAATAAATTACTAAATAAATTGGATACTTATGTAAGAAATTGCGGGAAATATAATTATTATTTACAAGATGGAGAAATTGCAACAAGTGATTTTATTGCTAGGAATAGACAAAATGAAGCATTTTTACGAAATATAATTGGAGTTTCTTCGGTTGCATATTTTTCATTGAGAAATATTCTTGAAACTGAAAATGAGAATGATATTACAGGTAGAATGAGAGGAAAGACTGTAAAAAATAATAAGGGCGAAGAAAAATATGTTTCTGGAGAAGTTGATAAAATATACAATGAAAACAAGAAAAATGAAGTAAAAGAAAATTTAAAAATGTTCTATAGTTATGATTTTAATATGGATAATAAAAATGAGATAGAAGATTTTTTCGCAAATATTGATGAAGCTATTAGCAGTATTAGACATGGGATTGTGCATTTTAATTTGGAATTAGAAGGGAAAGATATATTTGCATTTAAAAATATAGCTCCTTCTGAAATTTCAAAAAAAATGTTTCAAAATGAAATAAATGAGAAAAAATTGAAATTGAAGATATTTAGGCAGTTGAATAGTGCGAATGTATTTAGGTATTTGGAAAAATATAAAATATTAAATTATTTAAAGAGAACACGATTTGAGTTTGTTAATAAAAATATTCCATTTGTTCCGTCATTTACAAAATTGTACAGCAGGATAGATGATTTAAAAAATAGTCTAGGTATTTATTGGAAAACTCCGAAAACAAATGATGATAATAAAACTAAAGAAATTATAGATGCTCAGATATATCTTTTGAAAAATATTTATTATGGAGAATTTTTAAATTATTTTATGAGCAATAACGGGAATTTTTTTGAGATAAGCAAAGAAATAATTGAATTAAATAAAAATGATAAAAGAAATTTAAAAACTGGATTTTATAAACTACAAAAATTTGAAGATATTCAAGAAAAAATTCCTAAAGAATATCTTGCAAATATACAAAGCCTTTATATGATTAATGCTGGAAATCAGGATGAAGAGGAAAAAGATACATATATTGACTTTATACAAAAAATATTTTTAAAAGGATTTATGACTTACTTGGCAAATAACGGAAGATTAAGCCTAATATATATTGGAAGCGATGAAGAAACAAATACTTCTTTAGCAGAAAAAAAGCAAGAATTTGATAAATTCTTGAAAAAATATGAACAAAATAATAATATTAAAATTCCATATGAAATAAATGAATTTTTAAGAGAGATAAAATTAGGAAATATATTAAAATACACCGAAAGATTGAACATGTTTTATTTAATTTTAAAATTGCTTAATCATAAAGAATTGACTAATTTGAAAGGAAGTCTTGAAAAATATCAGAGTGCAAATAAAGAAGAAGCTTTTTCAGATCAACTTGAACTTATAAATCTTTTAAATTTAGATAATAATAGAGTAACAGAAGATTTTGAATTAGAAGCGGATGAAATTGGGAAGTTTTTAGATTTTAATGGAAATAAGGTAAAAGATAATAAAGAATTGAAGAAATTTGACACAAATAAAATATATTTTGATGGAGAAAATATTATAAAGCATAGAGCTTTTTATAATATAAAAAAATATGGGATGTTAAATTTACTTGAGAAAATAGCGGATAAGGCAGGATATAAAATAAGTATAGAAGAATTGAAAAAATACAGTAATAAAAAAAATGAAATTGAAAAAAATCATAAAATGCAGGAAAATTTACATAGAAAATATGCAAGACCTAGAAAAGATGAAAAATTTACAGATGAAGATTATGAAAGCTATAAACAGGCAATTGAAAATATAGAAGAATATACTCATTTGAAAAATAAAGTAGAATTTAATGAGTTAAATTTGTTACAAGGTCTACTATTAAGAATACTTCATAGACTTGTGGGGTATACTTCGATTTGGGAAAGAGATTTGAGATTTAGATTAAAAGGGGAATTTCCAGAAAATCAGTATATAGAAGAAATATTTAATTTTGAGAATAAAAAGAATGTGAAATATAAAGGTGGACAAATTGTTGAAAAGTATATAAAATTTTATAAGGAATTACATCAAAATGATGAAGTAAAAATAAATAAATATTCCAGTGCAAATATAAAAGTGTTAAAACAAGAGAAAAAAGATTTGTATATACGAAACTATATTGCACATTTCAACTATATTCCGCATGCTGAAATTTCACTTTTAGAAGTGCTGGAAAATTTAAGAAAACTACTTTCTTATGATAGAAAACTTAAAAATGCAGTTATGAAATCAGTAGTGGATATATTAAAGGAATATGGTTTTGTAGCAACATTTAAAATAGGAGCAGATAAGAAAATAGGAATTCAGACTTTAGAGTCGGAAAAAATTGTACATTTGAAAAATTTAAAAAAGAAAAAATTAATGACTGATAGAAATTCAGAAGAATTGTGTAAACTTGTGAAGATTATGTTTGAATATAAAATGGAAGAAAAAAAATCTGAAAACTAA
- a CDS encoding UvrD-helicase domain-containing protein, whose protein sequence is MKTNNIILKASAGTGKTYRLSLEFIANLIRGVNYKNIVVMTFTKKATAEIKERIYDFLHQIAFDEGNGTELEKNLKEIYKFDNLNKKELQNIYFEMIKNKEDIRISTIDGFTNQIFKNAIAPYFNIYNYEILDKETDEFYSKVLIKIIENKEIFEKFKFIFDEKKEKKNIGVYIKIIEEILEMHSKFVLAKDFEMPKDKKVSYKFIDELDGIFEKIEEIADKKGKDIEEVLTAPFHSLYKKYSILVKDESKNENQKIKEKLELIVPEINLFFEKKIWDGRKTTGAKNQDDREALEESSEDLKEKLSEYIFVSKVLPLDKKLKNIAQIIFNIAQKIKISSKKFTYNDILVYTYEFIFNKELKFVENDKVTEEFLELIGGKIDTIMIDEFQDTSILQWKILKLMLNTSENIICVGDEKQSIYNWRGGEKELFEKLETMIEGNVQTLDKSYRSYKQIIENVNKIFNGYDSNWNYTDSGYREDEEYQRGYFGYFIQDTKEKKEKIYTKIVDMIKNGQIKNLGKSAVICRKNAHLKEIAAVLNEAKIPYTLESKATILEYKPIVSMYQLIKFFAFDNFKYLLEFVRSDLIGGLNSHVKYLLENKNEIMKYIGENSKIKGFEEFINIQKDDEIKGKLLGYKKINTLERNGLIFEGIIEKIKELRALSINLNDKYQKENFSRKLVESFEITKFYSTNSDLKNIFIFFNILKKYNNLYEFVTFIEEEKENVKQVSSKDVNAINLMTIHASKGLEFDTVFYYKRKTNKGNPDKDNFKSYLDFDEKFNDMKKFVILFTDYNKRMIRNELSEMRDKNSQKEMMEEINNDYVALTRAKKNLILLFDAEITKDKQYADSLVKRVIDVYKDENEYKKGKIVESKIPEETTDTSDVKVSDNLFKTYFDDDKFVVKKSSNTLENEFKRKKGLAMHYYFEHILNDLENDRIVAKSALYSRYGNMLGKKIVEDLIERLDKFISKNLEMYSSKYKVYTEFEILNADGEKRIIDRINIDEKNKKIYIYDYKTGFEPETNEKYQEQINEYRGILENKICGYEIVAKLLEV, encoded by the coding sequence ATGAAGACGAATAATATAATTTTGAAAGCTAGTGCAGGAACAGGGAAAACGTATAGATTGTCGCTAGAATTTATAGCTAATTTGATAAGAGGTGTTAATTATAAAAATATAGTCGTGATGACTTTTACGAAAAAAGCTACAGCTGAAATTAAAGAGAGAATTTATGATTTTTTACATCAAATCGCTTTTGACGAGGGTAACGGAACAGAATTAGAAAAAAATTTAAAAGAAATCTATAAATTTGATAATTTGAATAAAAAGGAATTGCAGAATATTTATTTTGAAATGATAAAAAATAAAGAGGATATTCGGATTTCCACAATCGACGGTTTTACTAACCAAATCTTTAAAAATGCAATAGCACCGTATTTTAATATTTACAATTACGAGATTTTGGACAAGGAAACAGATGAATTTTATTCAAAAGTTTTGATTAAAATTATTGAGAATAAAGAAATTTTTGAAAAATTTAAATTTATTTTTGATGAAAAGAAAGAGAAAAAAAATATTGGAGTCTATATAAAAATTATTGAAGAAATATTGGAGATGCATTCGAAATTTGTTTTGGCTAAGGATTTTGAGATGCCAAAGGATAAAAAAGTATCGTATAAGTTTATAGATGAACTGGATGGAATATTTGAGAAAATTGAAGAAATTGCTGATAAAAAGGGTAAAGATATAGAAGAAGTTTTAACAGCACCATTTCATAGTCTTTACAAGAAATACAGTATTTTAGTAAAAGATGAAAGTAAAAATGAAAATCAGAAAATAAAAGAAAAATTAGAGTTGATTGTTCCAGAAATAAATTTATTTTTTGAAAAAAAAATTTGGGATGGAAGAAAAACTACAGGAGCAAAAAATCAAGATGATAGAGAAGCATTGGAAGAAAGTTCTGAAGATTTAAAAGAAAAATTATCTGAATATATTTTTGTAAGCAAAGTACTGCCATTAGACAAAAAATTAAAAAATATCGCTCAAATCATATTTAATATTGCTCAAAAAATCAAAATTTCTTCAAAAAAATTTACTTACAACGATATTTTGGTGTACACGTATGAATTTATTTTTAATAAAGAACTAAAATTTGTGGAAAATGATAAAGTTACAGAAGAATTTCTTGAATTAATCGGTGGAAAAATAGACACGATTATGATTGATGAGTTTCAAGACACGAGCATTTTGCAGTGGAAAATTTTGAAATTAATGTTGAATACTTCAGAAAATATTATTTGTGTTGGTGATGAAAAACAAAGTATTTATAACTGGCGTGGCGGTGAAAAGGAATTATTTGAAAAATTGGAAACAATGATTGAAGGAAATGTTCAAACTTTGGATAAATCGTATAGAAGTTACAAGCAAATTATTGAGAATGTTAATAAAATATTTAATGGCTATGATTCTAATTGGAATTATACAGATTCTGGCTATAGGGAAGATGAAGAGTATCAAAGAGGATATTTTGGGTATTTTATTCAAGATACGAAAGAAAAAAAAGAAAAAATTTATACAAAAATTGTTGATATGATAAAAAATGGTCAAATCAAAAATTTAGGTAAAAGTGCAGTTATCTGCCGTAAAAATGCTCATTTAAAAGAAATCGCAGCAGTATTGAATGAGGCAAAAATTCCGTATACGCTTGAAAGTAAAGCAACGATTTTGGAGTATAAGCCGATTGTTTCAATGTACCAGTTAATTAAATTTTTTGCATTTGATAATTTTAAATATTTGCTGGAATTTGTAAGAAGTGACTTGATTGGCGGATTGAATAGCCACGTAAAGTATCTGCTTGAAAATAAAAATGAGATTATGAAGTATATTGGCGAAAATTCTAAAATAAAAGGTTTTGAAGAGTTTATTAACATTCAAAAAGATGACGAGATAAAAGGAAAACTTTTAGGATATAAAAAAATTAATACTTTAGAAAGAAATGGTTTAATTTTTGAAGGAATTATCGAGAAAATTAAAGAATTGAGAGCATTGTCGATAAACTTGAATGATAAATATCAAAAAGAAAATTTTTCAAGAAAACTTGTTGAGAGCTTTGAGATAACGAAATTTTATTCTACAAACAGTGATTTGAAGAATATTTTTATATTTTTTAACATTTTGAAAAAATATAATAATTTGTATGAATTTGTAACATTTATCGAGGAAGAAAAGGAAAATGTGAAACAGGTTAGCAGCAAGGATGTTAATGCAATAAATTTGATGACAATTCACGCTTCAAAAGGATTGGAGTTTGATACGGTATTTTATTACAAGAGAAAAACAAATAAAGGAAATCCAGATAAAGATAATTTTAAAAGCTATTTAGATTTTGATGAAAAATTTAATGATATGAAAAAATTTGTGATATTGTTTACAGATTATAATAAAAGAATGATTAGAAATGAATTGAGTGAAATGAGAGATAAAAATTCTCAAAAAGAAATGATGGAAGAAATTAACAATGATTATGTTGCATTAACTCGTGCTAAAAAAAATCTGATATTACTGTTTGACGCTGAAATAACAAAAGACAAGCAATATGCTGATTCTTTAGTGAAAAGAGTGATTGATGTTTATAAAGATGAGAATGAATATAAAAAAGGTAAAATTGTGGAATCAAAAATTCCTGAGGAAACAACAGACACATCAGATGTGAAAGTAAGCGATAATTTATTTAAAACATATTTTGACGATGACAAATTTGTTGTAAAAAAATCTTCAAATACATTGGAAAATGAGTTTAAGCGTAAAAAAGGACTTGCAATGCACTATTACTTTGAGCATATTTTAAATGACTTGGAAAATGATAGAATAGTTGCAAAATCAGCATTGTACAGCCGATATGGAAATATGCTTGGAAAAAAAATTGTTGAAGATTTGATAGAAAGACTGGATAAATTCATTTCGAAAAATTTAGAAATGTATAGCTCAAAATACAAGGTTTATACAGAATTTGAGATTTTAAATGCAGATGGCGAAAAAAGAATTATTGACAGAATTAACATTGATGAGAAAAATAAGAAAATTTATATTTATGATTATAAGACTGGATTTGAGCCTGAAACGAACGAGAAGTATCAGGAGCAGATTAATGAATATAGGGGTATTTTGGAAAATAAAATTTGTGGATATGAGATAGTTGCTAAATTATTGGAAGTCTAA
- a CDS encoding manganese-dependent inorganic pyrophosphatase: MSILVFGHKNPDTDTICSAIAYAELKNKLGKDVKAVRLGEINEETKYALNYFKAEKPELVENVAGKEIILVDHNERTQTAEGFEEAKILELIDHHRISNFNVDEPLYARVEPVGCTATIILKLFKENNLVPSKETAGLMLSAIISDTLLFKSPTCTECDIKAGKELAEIAGINADEYGLEMLKAGTALGDKSEAELLNMDMKIFEIDGIKIGVAQVNTVNEAEVLERKEKLLAEIDNIIVKDGLKFFMLAITNILTNDSTALVSGDGNDVIEKAFGEKVDSNLATLKGVVSRKKQIIPPLTKAIQG; this comes from the coding sequence ATGTCAATATTAGTTTTTGGACACAAAAATCCAGATACAGATACAATTTGTTCAGCGATTGCTTATGCGGAACTAAAAAATAAATTAGGAAAAGATGTTAAGGCTGTAAGACTTGGGGAAATTAATGAAGAAACTAAATATGCCTTGAACTATTTTAAAGCTGAAAAACCTGAATTGGTGGAAAATGTGGCTGGAAAAGAGATTATTCTAGTAGATCATAATGAAAGAACTCAAACTGCTGAAGGATTTGAAGAAGCAAAAATTTTGGAACTGATTGATCATCACAGAATTTCAAACTTTAATGTAGACGAGCCTTTGTATGCAAGAGTAGAGCCTGTTGGATGTACTGCGACAATCATTTTGAAATTATTTAAGGAAAATAATCTTGTGCCAAGCAAGGAAACAGCAGGGCTTATGTTAAGTGCGATTATTTCAGATACATTATTGTTCAAATCTCCAACTTGTACAGAATGTGATATAAAGGCTGGGAAGGAATTGGCTGAAATCGCTGGAATAAATGCAGACGAATACGGACTTGAAATGTTAAAGGCTGGAACTGCTCTTGGAGATAAATCTGAAGCAGAACTGTTAAATATGGATATGAAAATCTTTGAAATTGACGGTATAAAAATTGGTGTTGCACAAGTTAATACTGTAAATGAAGCAGAAGTTTTGGAAAGAAAAGAAAAATTGCTTGCTGAAATTGATAATATTATTGTAAAAGATGGACTAAAATTCTTTATGCTTGCAATTACAAATATTTTGACAAATGATTCTACAGCTCTTGTTTCAGGAGATGGAAATGATGTTATTGAAAAAGCATTTGGAGAAAAAGTTGACAGCAATTTGGCAACTTTAAAAGGTGTAGTTTCAAGAAAGAAACAAATTATTCCGCCATTGACAAAAGCAATTCAAGGATAA
- a CDS encoding type II toxin-antitoxin system HicB family antitoxin, which produces MDVFYPVVVTKEDGTYYGCIVDFDKFEDGEINYYATFGDSMEEAVSNLRETLGLHLADFLDVRKKFPEPSKVEDVKLKENQYLYILSVDPVYEVAKVTNALKKKTLTIPVWLDILAQEKNLNFSQILQKALKKELGIE; this is translated from the coding sequence ATGGATGTATTTTATCCAGTAGTGGTAACTAAGGAAGATGGGACTTATTATGGTTGTATTGTTGATTTTGATAAGTTTGAAGATGGAGAGATAAATTATTATGCTACATTTGGAGACAGCATGGAGGAGGCTGTTTCAAATTTGAGAGAGACATTGGGTCTGCATTTGGCTGATTTTTTGGATGTAAGAAAAAAATTTCCTGAGCCTTCAAAAGTGGAGGATGTGAAACTGAAAGAAAATCAGTATTTGTATATTTTATCTGTTGATCCAGTGTATGAAGTGGCAAAAGTTACAAATGCACTTAAAAAGAAAACTTTAACAATTCCTGTTTGGCTAGATATATTGGCACAGGAAAAAAATCTAAATTTTTCACAGATTTTACAAAAAGCATTAAAAAAAGAATTAGGTATTGAGTAA